The Cupriavidus necator DNA window GCCGCGTCAAACTCGGCCACCAGCACGCCGGCACGCAGGATGCCGATGCGGTCGGCGAGCTGCCTGGCGTTGAACAGGTCATGCGTGGCCATCAGCACCGCCGTGCCCGCGTCCGCCGCTTGCCGGACACGGCTTGCCATGTCATCGGCCGCGGCCGGGTCCAGCCCTGAGGTCGGCTCGTCAAGCAGCAGCAATGACGCGGATTTGGCCTGGGCGATGGCCAGGCCCACCTTCTGGCGCATGCCCTTCGAGTATTTCGCTACGCGCCGGCCGTGCGCGTCGCGGGCCAGCCCCGCGCCGTCCAGCAGCGCCGTGGCCTCGGCACGCGACAGGCTGATGCCGGCAATCGCGCAGAAGTAATCCAGGTTTTCCGCGCCGGACAAGTAGGGATACAGCGCGACGTTCTCGGGCAGGTAGGCGACGCGCCGCCTGACCGCAGCCGGATCGGCAACGGGCGACAGTCCGTCGACCAGCACCGTGCCACCGGCCGGCGGGACAAACCCCAGCGTCACATCGATGGTGGTGGTCTTGCCCGCGCCGTTGCCGCCCAGCAAGGCGTAGATGCAGCCCTTCGGCACGGTAATATTCAGGCCGTCCACCACGCGACGCCCGTCGCGATGGACAACCAGGTCACGAATTTCAAGCATGTCGTGTCTCCGTCGAATACGTCAGAAGAAATAGCGTGCCGCCATGCCGGCCTGCCATTTCGGCTGCGGCGCTACCAGCAGCCCCGCTGCGGACCCATACGCGGCCTCGGTCGAGAACCGGTGCGGCTGCAGCACCGCGAACAGCGACAACTGGTATTGCTTCCAGTCGAGCACCGCACGCAAGTCGAAGCGCGTGTAGGCTGGCATGAAGCGCAACTGGGTCTGCGGCGCCCCCATGTAATAGGGAATACCGGTAGTCAGGTAAGCATCGGCATTGACCGTCAGTTGCGCGCCCTGCAGCCGCTGGCGGTACTCGGCGCCCAGCTTGAGCTGGTGCCGGGGAACCGAAAGCCTGGCCCCCGTGTTTGGCAGCGGGTTGTTTGCTTCGGCCTGGATGATCTGCCCGTAGCTGGCGTAGACCGACACCGGGCGGATGGGCCGCCAGCGGGCCTCGAGCTCATATCCCTTGCGCGTCGTGTCGCCGACCGACTTGAACGATCCGTCCGGCTGCCCCACGATCTCGTCCTCATTCAGCGTGTAGTAGGCTGCTGCGGTCACGGTCAGGTTGTTGGCCGGCGTCGCGGTAAAGCCCACGTCGTAGGATTTCACCTTCGACGGCGATACGTCATAGACCGTGCCGCCGGGAGCGCCCAGCGGGCCCGTGGCCCCGCTGCTGCTGATCTGCTCCGCGGCCGGCGAACGGAAGCCCTGCGCGACGTTGGCGAACAGGTCGAGCCGGGGCAGCACCGACCAGACCGCGCCGAGCTTCGGCGTGGTGACGCCCGAGAAGTAGTCGGTGCTCGCTGCCGGCAGCTTGCGGTTGACGATGTCGTAGTCGAACCAGTCGCGCCGCAGGCCGGCGGTCAGCTTGACCGCTTCGACGGGCCTGAACTGCCCCTGCACGAACAGCCCGTAGGTGAGCAGGTCGAGCTGCTGCGCGTTGATATAGTTCGCAGTGGGCACGCCACGCACCCAGATCTGGCGCTGCGCGTCGCCGCGGTCGCGGCGCACTTCCGCGCCGACCATGAGCGCGGCCCGGTCTCCGAAGGTGAAGTTGTTGGCCAGCCGGCCGCCGAAGATATTCCGGTCATCCGAACCCACGGTGTGCTGCACGCTGCTGGTGGCAATGCCACGCTCGCGCTCGAAGGCTTCCCCGTACAACGTCGCATACCAGCCGTCCTCGCCATGCGCCGGGGCGCGATTCAGCGCGAACATCGAACGCTTGCCGCTGCCGAAGCCCGGCAGCCCGTATTGCGTGGAGCGCGGGTCCACCTTGCCGGATTGCAGGTCGCTCAGCAGCAGGTAGCCGGCGGCTGTCGATTCGGAGCGATAGTGGTTGAGCCGCAGGCTGTAGACGCCGTCGCCGATCCTGGTCGACAGCTTCCAGAAAAAGTTGTCGCGGTCGGTGCTGCCGTCGTACCGGTAGCTATGGGTGCGGTAGAT harbors:
- a CDS encoding ABC transporter ATP-binding protein; this encodes MLEIRDLVVHRDGRRVVDGLNITVPKGCIYALLGGNGAGKTTTIDVTLGFVPPAGGTVLVDGLSPVADPAAVRRRVAYLPENVALYPYLSGAENLDYFCAIAGISLSRAEATALLDGAGLARDAHGRRVAKYSKGMRQKVGLAIAQAKSASLLLLDEPTSGLDPAAADDMASRVRQAADAGTAVLMATHDLFNARQLADRIGILRAGVLVAEFDAATVGHEALASTYLAHARAQGVAP
- a CDS encoding TonB-dependent receptor; translation: MNKNENTGAARPLAWTLLSLSSGVFSQAAFAEGQHTVLPEVSVVATQDTSLQGKRKLVTTDSTGLPTAVSVVTADELGTINIGRDISNMFRRVPGVVANNIDQGDTGNGFRMRGFATQGTHGADTAVYVDGVPQNMPSSQAGAGHGPAFLEWLTPDMIGQIDVIKGPVSALYGDQNRAGAVPISTQSGDVPSSIGIGFDRYNGKRATLVLSGSHAFRPGPEPIKSLFVADIYRTHSYRYDGSTDRDNFFWKLSTRIGDGVYSLRLNHYRSESTAAGYLLLSDLQSGKVDPRSTQYGLPGFGSGKRSMFALNRAPAHGEDGWYATLYGEAFERERGIATSSVQHTVGSDDRNIFGGRLANNFTFGDRAALMVGAEVRRDRGDAQRQIWVRGVPTANYINAQQLDLLTYGLFVQGQFRPVEAVKLTAGLRRDWFDYDIVNRKLPAASTDYFSGVTTPKLGAVWSVLPRLDLFANVAQGFRSPAAEQISSSGATGPLGAPGGTVYDVSPSKVKSYDVGFTATPANNLTVTAAAYYTLNEDEIVGQPDGSFKSVGDTTRKGYELEARWRPIRPVSVYASYGQIIQAEANNPLPNTGARLSVPRHQLKLGAEYRQRLQGAQLTVNADAYLTTGIPYYMGAPQTQLRFMPAYTRFDLRAVLDWKQYQLSLFAVLQPHRFSTEAAYGSAAGLLVAPQPKWQAGMAARYFF